Below is a window of Deinococcus planocerae DNA.
GGGTGGAGATGGTGATGCCCGGGGATAACGTGACGTTCACGGTCGAGCTGATCAAGCCGATTGCCATGGAAGAGGGCCTGCGCTTTGCCATCCGCGAGGGGGGCCGCACCGTCGGCGCCGGCGTCGTTACCAAGGTCTTGGAGTAATCACATGGTCGCCCCGAAGATCCGTATCAAACTGCGTGGTTTCGACCACAAGGCGCTGGACCAGTCCGCGAGCAAGATCGTGGATACGGTTCGGCGCACCGGGGCGGACGTGAGCGGTCCCGTGCCGCTCCCCACCCGCATCCGCCGCTTCACGGTGCTGCGCTCGCCCTTCAAGTACAAGGACGCGCGCGAGCACTTCGAGATTCGCACCCACAACCGTCTGGTGGACATCATGAATCCCACCAAGAAGACGATTGATTCGCTGATGACCCTCGACCTCCCCACGGGCGTGGACATCGAGATCAAGACTGTCGGGGGCCGGGCATGACCAAGGGCATCCTCGGCACCAAGATCGGCATGACCCAGATCTGGCGCGGTGACCGGGCCGTGCCCGTGACGGTCGTGCTCGCCGGTCCCTGCCCCGTCGTGCAGCGCAAGAGCAAGCAGACGGACGGCTACGAGGCCGTGCAGATCGGCTTCGCGCCCAAGCAGGAAAAGCGCGTGACGAGGCCCCTGCTCGGACACTTCCGCAAGGCGGGCGTGTCTCCGGTGCGCTTCCTGCGCGAGTTCCGCGACTTCGCCCCCGAGGGTGACACCGTGAACGTGGACATCTTCGCCGCCGGCGAGAAGATCGACGCGACGGGCACGAGCAAGGGCAAGGGTTTCCAGGGCGTCATGAAGCGCTGGAACTTTCAGGGCGGTCCCGCGAGCCACGGCTCGAAGAAGTGGCACCGCCGCCCCGGGTCCATCGGCCAGCGCAAGACGCCGGGCCGCGTGTACAAGGGCAAGAAGATGGCCGGGCACATGGGCATGGAGCGCGTCACCGTGCAGAACCTCGAGGTCGTCGAGGTCCGCGCGGACGAGAACCTGATCCTCGTGAAGGGGGCCGTCCCCGGCGCGAACGGCGGGCTCGTCGTCTTGCGCCAGGCCGTCAAGGGAGGCAGGTAAGATGGCGCAGATCAACGTCATCGGTCAGAACGGCGGTCGCCTCATCGAGCTCGACCTGCCGGAAGTCAACCCCCACGTGCTGCACGAGGTGGTGAACTGGCAGCTCGCGGGTCGCCGCCGCGGCACGGCCAGCACCAAGACGCGCGCCGAGGTCAGCCGCACCGGCAAGAAGATGTACAGCCAGAAGGGCACCGGCAACGCCCGTCACGGCGACCGCTCCGTTCCCACCTTCGTGGGCGGCGGTGTCGCGTTCGGCCCCAAGCCCCGGAGCTACAGCTACACCCTGCCCCGCAAGGTCCGGCAGCTCGGCCTGGCGATGGCCCTCGCCGACCGCCAGAGAAGCGGCAAGCTCCTCGCGGTGGACGGCTTCGGGCTCGACGGCAAGACCAAGGGCTTCGTGCAGTGGGCCAAGGACAACGGAATGGACGGCGGCGAGCGCGTCCTCATCGTCACCGACGACGCGCAGACCCGCCTGGCAGCGCGCAACGTCGCGTGGGCGACCGTGCTGCCGGTCGCGGGCCTGAACGTGTACGACATCCTGCGCCACGAGCGACTGGTGATCGACGCGGTGGCGCTGGAACCCGCCCAGGACGACGTGCAGGCCGACCCGGCCAGTGCCCAGCAGGAAGGGGCCGCGCAATGAGTTTCTACGACATCATCAAGCAGCCCGTCATCAGCGAGAAGGCGTACGCGGGCATGGAGCGCGGGGCGTACTCGTTCTGGGTCGACCCCAAGGCGACGAAGACCGAGATCAAGGCCGCCGTGCAGCAGGCGTTCGGCGTGACCGTGATCGGCATCAGCACCATGAACGTCGCGGGCAAGCGCAAGCGTGTGGGCAAGTTCACCGGTCACCGCGCGGACCGCAAGAAGGCCATCGTGCGCCTCGCCGAAGGACAGACCATCGCGGCCCTCGAGGCCCTGGCCTAAGGAGAGACTGAACATGGCCGTCAAGAAATACCGCCCGTACACCCCGTCGCGCCGCCAGATGACGACGGCGGACTTCTCGGGCCTGACCAAGAAGCGCCCCGAAAAGGCGCTCACCACGCCCCTCCCCAAGACGGGCGGGCGCAACAACCACGGTCGCGTGACCAGCCGCTTCATCGGCGGCGGGCACAAGCGCCTCTACCGCATCATCGACTTCAAGCGCCGCGACAAGGCGGGCGTGAGCGCCAAGGTGGCCGCCATCGAGTACGACCCCAACCGCAGCGCCCGCATCGCCCTGCTGCACTACGTGGACGGCGAGAAACGCTACATCCTCGCGCCCGAGGGCCTGACGGTCGGTCAGAGCGTGAACGCGGGGCCCGAGGCGGAGCCTAAGCTCGGCAACGCCCTGCCGCTGCGCTTCGTGCCGGTCGGCGCGGTGGTGCATTCGGTCGAGATGGTGCCCGGCAAGGGCGCGCAGATCGCCCGCAGCGCCGGAACCTCGATCCAGGTGCAGGGCAAGGAGCGCGACTACGTGATCCTGCGCCTGCCCAGCGGCGAACTGCGGCGCATTCACAGCGAGTGCTACGCGACCATCGGAACCGTGGGCAACGCCGAGCACAAGAACATCGTGATCGGCAAGGCGGGGCGCAGCCGCTGGCTGGGGCAAAAGCCCCACGTGCGCGGCAGCGCGATGAACCCGGTTGATCACCCGCACGGCGGTGGTGAGGGACGCACCGGCGCGGGCCGCCAGCCCGTCAGCCCGACGGGTCAGCTCGCCAAGGGCCTGAAGACCCGCAAGAAGCGCAAGATCAGCGACCGCTTCATCATCTCCCGCCGTGCCGGAAAGTAAGGAGGGTAAGCAATGCCCCGCAGCCTGAAGAAAGGGCCGTTCGTGGATGACCACCTCCTGAAGAAGGTGGACGCCCAGAACGAGCGCCGCGACAAGCGCGTCATCAAGACGTGGAGCCGCCGCTCCACCATCGTGCCCGAGATGATCGGCCACACCATCGCGGTTCACAACGGCAAGCAGCACGTGCCCGTCTTCGTGAACGAGCAGATGATCGGCCACAAGCTCGGCGAATTTTCACCGACCCGCACCTACCGCGGGCACGGCGCCGACAAGAACGCCAAGGGGAGCAAGAAGAAATGACTGCCCCCACCGAACAGACCTTCCGCAACAAGAAGGAGCGCAAGCAGCAGGTCAAGCTGCGCCGGCCCGGCTACGCCGTGGCGCGGTACGTGCGCATGAGCCCGCGCAAGGTGCGCCTCGTCGTGGACGTGATTCGCGGCAAGAGTGTCGCCGAAGCCGAGGATCTGCTGCGTTTCATCCCGCGCGCGGCCTCCGAGCCCGTCGCCAAGGTTCTCAAGAGCGCCAAGAGTAACGCCGTGAACAACGACGAGATGCTCGAAGACCGCCTCGTGATCAAGGCGGCGTACGTGGACGCCGGGCCGACCCTCAAGCGCCTGATTCCCCGCGCCCGCGGCAGCGCCAACATCATCAAGAAGCGCACGAGCCACATCACGATTATCGTGGGTGAGCGCGAGGCCCGCAGCGGCAGGGGGAACAGATAATGGGCAACAAGATCAACCCGAACGGCTTCCGCCTGGGCATCACCCGGGGCTGGAACAGCCGCTGGTACGCCGGGAAGAAGGGGTACGCCAAACTCGTCAAGGAAGACGAGAAGATTCGCGCCCTGGTGACCCGCAAGCTCGCCGCCGCCGGCATCGCCCGCATCGAGATCGAGCGCGCGGGCCAGCAGGTCAACGTGATCATCAGCGCGGCCAAGCCCGGCATCGTGATCGGCAAGGGCGGCGAGAGCATCAAGCAGCTTCGCGGTGACATCGAGCGGGTCGTCAGCGCGGGCACGGTGGCCGTCAACGTCGCCGAGATTCCCAACCCCAACATCAGCGCGCCCCTGGTGGCCCTGCGAATCGCCGAGCAGATTGAGCGCCGCTTCGCCTTCCGCCGCGCGATGAAGCAGGCTGCCCAGCGGGTGATGGAGTCCGGCGCCCGCGGCGTGCGCGTGATCCTCTCCGGTCGCCTCGGCGGCGCCGAGCAGGCCCGCACCGAGAAGGTGCTGGAAGGCCGCGTGCCGCTGCACACCCTGCGCGCCGACATCGACTACGGCACCGCCCGCGCCGAGACGACCTACGGCTCGCTGGGCATCAAGGTGATGGTGTTCAACGGCGAGGTGATCGGCGGCAAGACCGAGACGCTCGCCCGCCCGCCCCGCCGCAACGACGAGCGCCGCCCTGAGGGTGACCGTCCGAACCGCCGCCGCCCGACCGCGCGGCGCCGCCCCGGAGGTGAGTGATGCTTCTTCCGAAGCGCACCAAGTTTCGTAAGCAGTTTCGTGGCCGGATGACCGGCGACGCCAAGGGCGGCGATTACGTGGCCTTCGGGGACTACGGCCTCATCGCGCTGGAGCCCGCCTGGATCCGCAGCAACCAGATCGAGGCGTGCCGCATCGTGATGAGCCGCCACTTCCGGCGCGGCGGCAAGATCTACATCCGCATCTTCCCCGACAAGCCCGTGACCAAGAAGCCCGCCGAGACCCGAATGGGCAAAGGTAAGGGTGCTGTGGAGTTCTGGGTGAGCGTCGTGAAGCCGGGCCGCGTGATGTTCGAGGTCTCCGGCGTGACCGAGGAGCAGGCCAAGGAGGCCTTCCGCCTCGCCGGGCACAAGCTCCCGATCCAGACCAAGATGGTCAAGCGCGAGGTCTACGATGAAGCCCAGTGAAATGAGGGGCCTGGGGCTGGCCGACTTCGACCGCGAGATCGCCGCCCGCAAAAAGGAACTGATGGAGCTGCGCTTCCAGGGCGCGATGGGCAACCTCGCCCAGCCGCACCGCGTGCGGCAGCTCCGGCGCGAGGTCGCTCAGCTCAACACCATCAAGGGTGAGCTGACGCGCGGCCAGCAGACGGGAACCGTATCCGTAGGAGAGGGCCGATGAAAAAGACTTTCACGGGTGTCGTGGTGAGCGACAAGGCCGACAAAACGGTGAGCGTCAAGGTCGAGCGCCGCTTCACGCACCCCCTGTACGGCAAGGTCGTGACGCGCAGCAAGAAGTACGCCGCGCACGACGAGACCAACGAATACAAGATCGGTGACCGCGTGGAGATCATCGCCGTGCGCCCCATCAGCAAGACGAAGACCTGGAAGGTCACGAGGCTGGTCGAGCGCCCGCGCGGCATCGAGACTACGGCGGTCGAGACCGAAGGGAGCCAGGCATGATCATGCCCCAGTCCCGCCTCGACGTGGCGGACAACAGCGGCGCGCGCGAGATCATGTGCATCCGCGTGCTGAACAGCGGCATCGGCGGCAAGGGCCTGACCACCGGCGGCGGCGGCAACAAGCGCTACGCCCACGTGGGGGACATCATCGTCGCCTCGGTCAAGGACGCGGCCCCGCGCGGCGGTGTCAAGGCGGGCGACGTGGTGAAGGCCGTCGTCGTGCGGACGAGCCACGCGATCAAGCGCGCGGACGGCTCGACCATCCGCTTCGACAAGAACGCCGCCGTCATCATCAACAACCAGGGCGAACCGCGCGGCACCCGCGTCTTCGGGCCGGTCGCCCGCGAGCTGCGCGACCGCCGCTTCATGAAGATCGTGTCGCTCGCGCCGGAGGTGCTGTAATGCCTCTTCCCAGTGCCGGAAGCCACCACAACAACAAGCTCCACGTCAAGAAGGGTGACACCGTGGTCGTCTTGCGCGGCAAGCACAAGGGCCAGACCGGTAAGGTGCTGCTCGCGCTCCCCGAGGCCGCCAAGGTCGTCGTCGAGGGCGTGAACCTCGTGACCAAACACGTCAAGCCCTCGGCGAGCAACCCCCAGGGCGGCATCGAGCAGCG
It encodes the following:
- the rpsQ gene encoding 30S ribosomal protein S17, with translation MKKTFTGVVVSDKADKTVSVKVERRFTHPLYGKVVTRSKKYAAHDETNEYKIGDRVEIIAVRPISKTKTWKVTRLVERPRGIETTAVETEGSQA
- the rplN gene encoding 50S ribosomal protein L14, with translation MIMPQSRLDVADNSGAREIMCIRVLNSGIGGKGLTTGGGGNKRYAHVGDIIVASVKDAAPRGGVKAGDVVKAVVVRTSHAIKRADGSTIRFDKNAAVIINNQGEPRGTRVFGPVARELRDRRFMKIVSLAPEVL
- the rplV gene encoding 50S ribosomal protein L22; this translates as MTAPTEQTFRNKKERKQQVKLRRPGYAVARYVRMSPRKVRLVVDVIRGKSVAEAEDLLRFIPRAASEPVAKVLKSAKSNAVNNDEMLEDRLVIKAAYVDAGPTLKRLIPRARGSANIIKKRTSHITIIVGEREARSGRGNR
- the rpsJ gene encoding 30S ribosomal protein S10, with protein sequence MVAPKIRIKLRGFDHKALDQSASKIVDTVRRTGADVSGPVPLPTRIRRFTVLRSPFKYKDAREHFEIRTHNRLVDIMNPTKKTIDSLMTLDLPTGVDIEIKTVGGRA
- the rpsS gene encoding 30S ribosomal protein S19 → MPRSLKKGPFVDDHLLKKVDAQNERRDKRVIKTWSRRSTIVPEMIGHTIAVHNGKQHVPVFVNEQMIGHKLGEFSPTRTYRGHGADKNAKGSKKK
- the rplX gene encoding 50S ribosomal protein L24, with the translated sequence MPLPSAGSHHNNKLHVKKGDTVVVLRGKHKGQTGKVLLALPEAAKVVVEGVNLVTKHVKPSASNPQGGIEQREGAMHASKVALVDPETGKATRIRKTVVDGKKVRVAVKSGKVID
- the rplC gene encoding 50S ribosomal protein L3, translating into MTKGILGTKIGMTQIWRGDRAVPVTVVLAGPCPVVQRKSKQTDGYEAVQIGFAPKQEKRVTRPLLGHFRKAGVSPVRFLREFRDFAPEGDTVNVDIFAAGEKIDATGTSKGKGFQGVMKRWNFQGGPASHGSKKWHRRPGSIGQRKTPGRVYKGKKMAGHMGMERVTVQNLEVVEVRADENLILVKGAVPGANGGLVVLRQAVKGGR
- the rpmC gene encoding 50S ribosomal protein L29, which produces MKPSEMRGLGLADFDREIAARKKELMELRFQGAMGNLAQPHRVRQLRREVAQLNTIKGELTRGQQTGTVSVGEGR
- the rplB gene encoding 50S ribosomal protein L2, coding for MAVKKYRPYTPSRRQMTTADFSGLTKKRPEKALTTPLPKTGGRNNHGRVTSRFIGGGHKRLYRIIDFKRRDKAGVSAKVAAIEYDPNRSARIALLHYVDGEKRYILAPEGLTVGQSVNAGPEAEPKLGNALPLRFVPVGAVVHSVEMVPGKGAQIARSAGTSIQVQGKERDYVILRLPSGELRRIHSECYATIGTVGNAEHKNIVIGKAGRSRWLGQKPHVRGSAMNPVDHPHGGGEGRTGAGRQPVSPTGQLAKGLKTRKKRKISDRFIISRRAGK
- the rplP gene encoding 50S ribosomal protein L16; amino-acid sequence: MLLPKRTKFRKQFRGRMTGDAKGGDYVAFGDYGLIALEPAWIRSNQIEACRIVMSRHFRRGGKIYIRIFPDKPVTKKPAETRMGKGKGAVEFWVSVVKPGRVMFEVSGVTEEQAKEAFRLAGHKLPIQTKMVKREVYDEAQ
- the rplD gene encoding 50S ribosomal protein L4, with the protein product MAQINVIGQNGGRLIELDLPEVNPHVLHEVVNWQLAGRRRGTASTKTRAEVSRTGKKMYSQKGTGNARHGDRSVPTFVGGGVAFGPKPRSYSYTLPRKVRQLGLAMALADRQRSGKLLAVDGFGLDGKTKGFVQWAKDNGMDGGERVLIVTDDAQTRLAARNVAWATVLPVAGLNVYDILRHERLVIDAVALEPAQDDVQADPASAQQEGAAQ
- a CDS encoding 50S ribosomal protein L23, which gives rise to MSFYDIIKQPVISEKAYAGMERGAYSFWVDPKATKTEIKAAVQQAFGVTVIGISTMNVAGKRKRVGKFTGHRADRKKAIVRLAEGQTIAALEALA
- the rpsC gene encoding 30S ribosomal protein S3; protein product: MGNKINPNGFRLGITRGWNSRWYAGKKGYAKLVKEDEKIRALVTRKLAAAGIARIEIERAGQQVNVIISAAKPGIVIGKGGESIKQLRGDIERVVSAGTVAVNVAEIPNPNISAPLVALRIAEQIERRFAFRRAMKQAAQRVMESGARGVRVILSGRLGGAEQARTEKVLEGRVPLHTLRADIDYGTARAETTYGSLGIKVMVFNGEVIGGKTETLARPPRRNDERRPEGDRPNRRRPTARRRPGGE